The genomic stretch GTGGGAGAGATCATCCACCGGGTGGAGCACTGCCTCCTCGCTCCCGAGGGCACCGAACTCAAAGACCTCAAGGCGGTCAAAAGCCATCCCCAGGCCCTAGCCCAGTGCGACGGTTTCCTGGCCCGCATGCGCCTTACCCCCATCCCGGTTTTTGACACGGCAGGGGCAGCCCGGTCCCTATCGGAGAACCCCGAGCCCGGGGTGGGGGCCATCGCCAGCCGGCGGGCCGCGGAGCTTTACGGCCTAAAGGTGCTGGCGGAAAACATCGAGGATTATCCCCACAACTACACCCGCTTTTTCGTCATCGGGCGAGAGGAAGCCCCAAAGGGAGAAGGTCCCCACAAGACCAGCATCGTCTTCGCCGTGCGCCACCGGCCCGGGGGGCTTTTGGAAGCTCTTTCCGTGTTCGCCGAGGCCGGGGTGAACCTCACCAAGCTGGAGTCGCGGCCTAGGCGCGATAAGCCCTTCAGCTACCTCTTCTACCTGGACCTCGAGGGCCACCTGGAAGATCCCGGCCCCGCCCAAGCCCTTCTGGGCCTTCTCAGACGGGCCGCCTTCCTTAAGGTTCTGGGCTCCTATCCCGCCTACCGCAACGGCGTCTAACCGGGGCGTACGTCCACCACCCGCTCCCCGGCAGCCCGAAGCCGGTCAGGGACACCCTCCACATCCTCCCCTACCACCCTCAGGACCAAGCGCTGGTACCCGTTCAAGTGGGCAGCGGTAGCGATGGACACGATGTTGGCCGGGGGAACCGCCCGGGCCATCTGGGCCAGGGCCCCGGGCACATCCGGGATGTCCACGGTGATGCGCAAGCCCCCCATCTTGAGCCCTAACACCTCAATGAAAGCCCTCAGGACATCGGTCACGGTGATGATGCCCACCAGCTTATCCCCTTCCATCACCGGGAGGCCGCCGATCTTCCTCTCCTCCATCAAAAGGGCTGCCTTCTCCAGGGGCGCGTCGGCCTCCACGGTGATCACGGGCTTGGCCATAACCTCCTGCACCGTGAGCTTGGAGAGGAGGTAGTTCATCTCCCACACGGAGAGGGTGGTGGCCTTGGAGGGCATGGCGTCCTTGAGGTCCTTGTCGGTGACCAGGCCAATGAGCTTCCCGTCCTTTACCACCGGCAACCGCCGGAAACCCTTGTTCTTCAAAAGGTTGATGGCCTCCAGCACCGGGGTATCCGGGGCCACGGTGAGGGGGTCCTTGGTCATCCAGTCCCTGACCAGCATGGCTTCACCTCCGGTTCTCAGTCTACCCAGGGTTGGCGGGAAAAATGTCCCCCGTCCAGAGAGCCTGGACGGGGGACATGGGTCCTAACCTAGCGCAGATTGGCCCCGATTACCGTGCGGGGGAAGCGCCCTCCCCCAAAGGCGTAGAAATACTCCCCATCCAGGAAGATCCCTGTGCGGGCGTCCAGGAGGAACTCCACCCCCAGGGAGAGATGAATCCCCACCTCACCCGGACCGACAAAGTAGCCGGC from Thermus antranikianii DSM 12462 encodes the following:
- the pheA gene encoding prephenate dehydratase translates to MRIAFQGTEGAYSEEALLRNFPGSTPIGFPTFHQVFEAVEAGEAELGVVPVENTTAGSINQTYDLLLESDLHVVGEIIHRVEHCLLAPEGTELKDLKAVKSHPQALAQCDGFLARMRLTPIPVFDTAGAARSLSENPEPGVGAIASRRAAELYGLKVLAENIEDYPHNYTRFFVIGREEAPKGEGPHKTSIVFAVRHRPGGLLEALSVFAEAGVNLTKLESRPRRDKPFSYLFYLDLEGHLEDPGPAQALLGLLRRAAFLKVLGSYPAYRNGV
- a CDS encoding CBS and ACT domain-containing protein codes for the protein MLVRDWMTKDPLTVAPDTPVLEAINLLKNKGFRRLPVVKDGKLIGLVTDKDLKDAMPSKATTLSVWEMNYLLSKLTVQEVMAKPVITVEADAPLEKAALLMEERKIGGLPVMEGDKLVGIITVTDVLRAFIEVLGLKMGGLRITVDIPDVPGALAQMARAVPPANIVSIATAAHLNGYQRLVLRVVGEDVEGVPDRLRAAGERVVDVRPG